Proteins from a single region of Chanodichthys erythropterus isolate Z2021 chromosome 13, ASM2448905v1, whole genome shotgun sequence:
- the LOC137034723 gene encoding C-X-C motif chemokine 11-6-like, with translation MKTIAAFVLLACLIAVGVKGQGMSSKGRCFCADKGANVVLVKNIEKVEIIPPSPSCRKHEIIVTLKNGAGRKCMNPESKFTQNIIKALEKRSQQSVHHSTTVTAPQKNILTSTSSAPTSFK, from the exons ATGAAGACTATTGCAGCTTTTGTTCTTCTTGCCTGCCTGATCGCTGTAGGAGTGAAAG GGCAGGGAATGTCTTCGAAGGGCAGGTGCTTCTGTGCAGACAAAGGTGCAAACGTGGTTTTAGTGAAGAACATTGAGAAGGTTGAAATCATCCCTCCAAGTCCATCTTGTCGCAAACATGAGATTAT TGTCACTCTGAAGAATGGTGCAGGAAGGAAATGCATGAATCCAGAGTCAAAATTCACTCAAAATATCATAAAGGCTCTTGAGAAGAG GAGCCAGCAGTCTGTGCACCACAGTACAACTGTCACTGCGCCACAGAAGAACATCCTGACATCAACATCATCAGCACCAACATCCTTCAAATGA
- the LOC137034836 gene encoding C-X-C motif chemokine 11-6-like, with protein MKTAAVVVFLVCLLATEVQGQNQIHKGRCFCADKGVDVVLRKNIEKLEIIPPSQSCGKQEFIVTLKSAERKCLNPESKFTQNLIKRAVEKMRQQ; from the exons ATGAAGACTGCagcagttgttgtttttctagTCTGTCTGCTTGCTACAGAAGTACAAG GGCAGAACCAGATTCACAAAGGCAGGTGCTTCTGTGCTGACAAAGGAGTGGATGTGGTTTTACGGAAGAACATTGAGAAGTTGGAAATCATCCCTCCAAGTCAATCATGTGGAAAACAAGAGTTTAT TGTCACTTTGAAGAGTGCAGAGCGGAAATGCTTGAATCCAGAGTCTAAATTCACCCAGAATTTAATCAAGCGGGCTGTTGAAAAGAT GAGACAGCAGTAG
- the LOC137034718 gene encoding C-X-C motif chemokine 11-6-like, with translation MKTIAAFVLLACLIAVGVKGQGMSSKGRCFCADKGANVVLVKNIEKVEIIPPNPSCRKHEIIVTLKNGAGRKCMNPESKFTQNIIKALEKRSQQSVHHSTTVTAPQKNILTSTSSTPTSFK, from the exons ATGAAGACTATTGCAGCTTTTGTTCTTCTTGCCTGCCTGATCGCTGTAGGAGTGAAAG GGCAGGGAATGTCTTCGAAGGGCAGGTGCTTCTGTGCAGACAAAGGTGCAAACGTGGTTTTAGTGAAGAACATTGAGAAGGTTGAAATCATCCCTCCAAATCCATCTTGTCGCAAACATGAGATTAT TGTCACTCTGAAGAATGGTGCAGGAAGGAAATGCATGAATCCAGAGTCAAAATTCACTCAAAATATCATAAAGGCTCTTGAGAAGAG GAGCCAGCAGTCTGTGCACCACAGTACAACTGTCACTGCGCCACAGAAGAACATCCTGACATCAACATCATCAACACCAACATCCTTCAAATGA
- the LOC137034708 gene encoding C-X-C motif chemokine 11-6-like has translation MKTIAAFVLLACLIAVGVKGQDKSSKGRCFCADKGANVVLVKNIEKVEIIPPSPSCRKHEIIVTLKNGAGRKCMNPESKFTQNIIKALEKRSQQSVHHSTTVTAPQKNILTSTSSAPTSFK, from the exons ATGAAGACTATTGCAGCTTTTGTTCTTCTTGCCTGCCTGATCGCTGTAGGAGTGAAAG GGCAGGACAAGTCTTCGAAGGGCAGGTGCTTCTGTGCAGACAAAGGTGCAAACGTGGTTTTAGTGAAGAACATTGAGAAGGTTGAAATCATCCCTCCAAGTCCATCTTGTCGCAAACATGAGATTAT TGTCACTCTGAAGAATGGTGCAGGAAGGAAATGCATGAATCCAGAGTCAAAATTCACTCAAAATATCATAAAAGCTCTTGAGAAGAG GAGCCAGCAGTCTGTGCACCACAGTACAACTGTCACTGCGCCACAGAAGAACATCCTGACATCAACATCATCAGCACCAACATCCTTCAAATGA